One genomic segment of Erysipelotrichaceae bacterium 66202529 includes these proteins:
- a CDS encoding cyclic nucleotide-binding domain-containing protein: MEEEVLSYIRKFHLDQLLEEHHLLLLELKAWKRNDILLHANSDLPYLLFLVEGKAKTSYINANGFATLHSFLYPLSIVGEVELWKGIPVLNEVEALSEVKVLRLPLVQCEHTLKQDVRFLRYLVSELSEKLKNSNRNASISLAYPVENRLASYLLAVCEQDEFQEDHGEVSSMIGCSYRQLQRCLAQFCEQRLLRKTGKGSYRILNRNELTRLGEDVYGGIKR, from the coding sequence ATGGAAGAGGAAGTGCTATCGTATATTCGTAAGTTTCACCTTGATCAGCTTCTCGAGGAACACCATCTTTTACTGCTGGAATTGAAAGCCTGGAAGCGTAATGATATTCTATTGCATGCGAATTCCGATTTGCCTTATCTGCTGTTTCTTGTGGAGGGTAAGGCAAAAACCAGCTATATCAACGCGAACGGTTTTGCGACCCTGCATTCCTTTCTGTATCCGCTCAGCATTGTGGGAGAGGTAGAGCTGTGGAAGGGGATACCCGTACTGAATGAGGTTGAAGCATTAAGTGAGGTCAAGGTCCTGCGCCTGCCGCTTGTGCAATGTGAACATACTCTGAAGCAGGATGTCCGTTTTCTTCGATACCTTGTATCAGAATTATCGGAAAAGCTGAAAAACAGTAACCGGAATGCCTCCATATCCCTAGCCTATCCGGTAGAAAACCGTCTGGCTTCCTATTTACTGGCGGTTTGTGAGCAGGATGAATTTCAGGAGGATCATGGGGAGGTCAGCAGTATGATAGGCTGCAGCTATCGTCAGCTGCAGCGTTGTCTGGCACAATTTTGTGAACAAAGGCTGTTAAGAAAAACAGGGAAGGGCAGCTATCGGATTTTAAATCGGAATGAATTAACGCGGCTTGGCGAGGATGTATATGGAGGAATCAAACGATGA
- a CDS encoding EamA-like transporter family protein, with protein MAIWMAILSGIIVSIMMVFNGQLSDVTGLYVATVLIHVSGLITMCFVVKVKHISLASLPCASWYLYAGGVVGVLTVFFQSMTITVLGASLVTALGLCGQILASVVLEATGAFHTKKQSLQPMKVVSLLIILIGIGVMLK; from the coding sequence ATGGCAATCTGGATGGCTATTCTCAGCGGTATAATCGTTAGTATCATGATGGTCTTCAATGGTCAGCTATCGGATGTGACCGGGCTGTATGTGGCAACCGTTCTCATTCATGTCAGTGGTCTGATAACCATGTGTTTCGTAGTAAAGGTAAAGCATATTTCTCTTGCGTCGCTTCCTTGTGCCTCGTGGTATTTATATGCCGGAGGTGTTGTCGGGGTACTGACCGTGTTCTTTCAAAGCATGACCATTACTGTTCTGGGAGCATCTTTAGTTACTGCATTGGGATTATGCGGGCAAATTCTGGCTTCGGTTGTACTGGAGGCTACCGGAGCCTTTCATACCAAAAAACAGAGCTTACAGCCAATGAAGGTGGTTTCTTTGCTCATTATTCTGATAGGGATCGGGGTGATGCTGAAATGA